In a single window of the Bacillus mycoides genome:
- the recQ gene encoding DNA helicase RecQ: protein MFTKAQELLASYFGYSSFRRGQDETIKNVLDGKDTVCIMPTGGGKSICYQIPALVFEGTTLVISPLISLMKDQVDTLVQNGISATYINSSISITEANQRIQLAKQGHYKLLYVAPERLDSMEFVDQLIDMKIPMIAIDEAHCISQWGHDFRPSYLHIHRILDYLPEKPLVLALTATATPQVREDICNTLGINQENTIMTTFERENLSFSVIKGQDRNAYLADYIRQNQKESGIIYAATRKVVDQLYEDLGKAGVSVSKYHAGMSDHDRNEQQELFLRDEISVMVATSAFGMGIDKSNIRYVIHYQLPKNMESYYQEAGRAGRDGLDSECILLYSSQDVQVQRFLIDQSTGESRFSNELEKLQNMTDYCHTEQCLQSFILQYFGEEPKEDCGRCGNCTDDRESIDVTRESQMVLSCMIRTNQRFGKQMIAQVLTGSKNKKVIEFNFHTLPTYGLLSNRSVKEVSEFIEFLISDELIAVEHGTYPTLKVTEKGKEVLLGKENVLRKERVETRQIVQDHPLFEVLREVRKEIAQGEGVPPFVIFSDQTLKDMCAKMPQSDSELLTVKGIGEHKLVKYGSHFLQAVQHFIEDNPNYAETIKTEVVSESKKSGKASANSHLETYEMYKQGIDLDEIAKERSLSRQTIENHLIRCFEDGMEVDWNSFVPAEYESLIETAVQNAEGGLKSIKDQLPNEVSYFMIRAYLQIRK from the coding sequence TTGTTTACAAAAGCACAAGAACTTTTAGCGTCTTATTTCGGTTATTCGTCATTCCGAAGAGGACAAGATGAAACAATTAAAAATGTATTAGATGGGAAAGATACAGTCTGTATTATGCCTACGGGTGGTGGTAAGTCAATTTGTTATCAAATTCCCGCATTAGTATTCGAAGGAACGACATTAGTTATTTCACCTTTGATTTCACTTATGAAAGACCAAGTAGATACATTAGTACAAAACGGTATTTCAGCGACTTATATTAATAGTTCTATTTCTATTACAGAAGCAAATCAACGAATTCAATTAGCGAAACAAGGCCATTATAAGTTACTTTATGTGGCGCCTGAGCGTCTTGATTCAATGGAATTTGTTGATCAACTTATCGATATGAAAATCCCGATGATTGCAATTGATGAGGCGCACTGTATTTCGCAGTGGGGACATGATTTCCGTCCTAGTTATTTACATATACATCGCATATTAGATTATCTTCCAGAAAAGCCGCTCGTATTAGCGTTAACTGCTACGGCAACACCACAAGTTCGTGAAGATATTTGCAACACGCTTGGAATTAATCAAGAAAACACGATTATGACAACGTTTGAGCGCGAGAACTTATCATTCTCTGTCATTAAAGGACAGGATCGTAATGCTTATTTAGCGGATTATATTCGTCAAAATCAGAAGGAATCTGGGATTATATATGCAGCTACAAGAAAAGTTGTCGATCAGTTATATGAAGATTTAGGGAAAGCAGGAGTTTCTGTATCGAAATATCATGCTGGTATGAGCGACCACGATCGAAATGAACAGCAAGAACTCTTTTTACGAGATGAAATAAGTGTTATGGTGGCAACATCTGCATTTGGAATGGGTATAGATAAATCGAATATACGTTACGTTATCCATTATCAACTTCCAAAAAATATGGAAAGTTACTATCAAGAAGCAGGACGTGCTGGTCGTGATGGATTAGATAGTGAATGTATTTTGTTATATTCTTCTCAAGATGTGCAAGTACAACGCTTTTTAATCGATCAATCAACTGGAGAATCACGTTTTTCAAATGAGCTTGAAAAACTCCAAAATATGACCGATTACTGTCATACAGAACAATGTTTACAATCATTTATTTTGCAATACTTCGGAGAAGAGCCGAAGGAAGATTGTGGTCGCTGCGGTAATTGTACGGACGACCGTGAAAGTATCGATGTGACGAGAGAATCCCAAATGGTACTATCTTGTATGATTAGGACGAACCAACGATTCGGAAAGCAAATGATTGCACAAGTATTAACTGGATCTAAAAATAAGAAAGTCATTGAATTTAATTTTCATACTTTGCCAACGTACGGTCTTTTATCAAACCGTAGTGTAAAAGAAGTCAGTGAGTTTATTGAGTTTTTAATTTCAGATGAGTTAATTGCAGTTGAACATGGTACGTATCCAACATTAAAAGTAACGGAAAAAGGAAAAGAAGTATTACTTGGTAAAGAGAATGTTTTACGCAAAGAACGAGTAGAAACGAGACAAATTGTTCAAGACCATCCTTTATTTGAAGTGCTTCGTGAAGTGCGTAAAGAAATTGCACAAGGAGAAGGTGTACCACCGTTCGTTATTTTCTCTGACCAAACGTTAAAAGATATGTGTGCGAAAATGCCACAAAGTGACTCCGAACTCCTAACTGTAAAAGGAATCGGAGAACACAAACTTGTGAAGTACGGGTCTCACTTCTTACAAGCAGTTCAGCACTTTATTGAGGATAACCCAAACTATGCGGAAACAATTAAGACTGAAGTTGTTTCAGAGAGTAAAAAATCAGGAAAAGCGTCAGCGAATTCTCATTTAGAAACGTATGAAATGTATAAACAAGGCATTGATCTAGATGAAATTGCTAAAGAACGTAGCTTATCAAGACAAACAATTGAAAATCATTTAATTCGCTGCTTTGAAGATGGAATGGAAGTAGACTGGAACAGTTTTGTTCCTGCAGAATATGAATCACTGATTGAAACTGCCGTGCAAAATGCAGAGGGTGGTCTGAAATCGATTAAGGACCAACTTCCAAATGAAGTGAGTTACTTTATGATTCGTGCTTATTTACAAATTAGAAAGTAG
- a CDS encoding gamma-glutamylcyclotransferase family protein, with amino-acid sequence MHHVFVYGTLRKEQTNAHYMRGATCIVDGAWTYGKLFDTNEGYPAMICSNEEKVYGEVYEVNSDVLQKLDELEEYTGNAESDLYDRITQTIYFGDIETHAYVYVAQDREMLKKVIISGDWVEYQKGK; translated from the coding sequence ATGCATCACGTTTTCGTGTATGGCACGTTAAGAAAAGAGCAAACGAATGCTCATTATATGCGAGGTGCAACATGCATCGTAGACGGAGCATGGACGTATGGCAAATTATTTGATACAAACGAGGGGTATCCTGCAATGATTTGTTCAAACGAGGAAAAAGTATACGGGGAAGTTTATGAAGTAAATAGTGATGTTTTGCAAAAATTAGATGAACTTGAAGAATATACAGGTAATGCAGAGAGTGATTTATATGACCGGATTACCCAAACTATTTATTTTGGGGATATAGAAACACATGCATATGTGTATGTTGCTCAAGATAGAGAAATGTTAAAGAAAGTTATTATTTCTGGTGATTGGGTGGAGTATCAAAAGGGAAAATAA